The following are from one region of the Biomphalaria glabrata chromosome 4, xgBioGlab47.1, whole genome shotgun sequence genome:
- the LOC106063811 gene encoding calmodulin-like, with protein sequence MSSFDEKVIQFFKLADKDNSNSLSLDELVQVFRKCGDNRPDSQIKALFKFIDTNSDNKVSLEELKTVLAKQPPKQKRECDLRAAFKEIDKDNSGSINSKELEVFLTKNGYDDDVKAVIAAADKNGDGVINFEEFLALIN encoded by the exons ATGTCTTCTTTCGATGAGAAAGTGATCCAATTCTTTAAGCTTGCTGACAAAGACAACAGCAACAGTCTGAGTCTTGACGAACTGGTCCAGGTGTTTCGTAAGTGTGGAGACAACAGACCGGACTCTCAGATCAAG GCCCTGTTCAAGTTCATTGACACCAACAGTGACAACAAAGTTTCATTGGAAGAACTGAAAACTGTCTTGGCCAAACAGCCTCCAAAACAAAAGAG AGAATGTGATCTGAGAGCTGCCTTTAAAGAGATAGACAAGGATAACTCTGGATCTATTAATAGCAAAGAACTTGAAGTGTTCCTCACTAAGAATGGCTATGACGATGATGTCAAGGCCGTTATTGCTGCAGCAGATAAAAATGGCGACGGTGTGATCAACTTTGAGGAGTTTTTGGCATTGATCAATTAG